CCCTGAGGCGAATATTAAACCATCGTAAACACTGCTGACTTCGCATATTGATAGAAGTGTTGGTATACCCCAATTCCTGAACACGTCAGCTTCAGTAGTGTCCCCCCTTCTAATGGACTCAATCTTAATGAATGATGTTCCTCCAAGACCAGCCACATCGATTGCATCCGGTGGAATATCCGCAAGTACTCTAGCAACCTCCATGGATATGCCATTACCAACCTCCTTAACTATCAGGGGTCTGTTAGTAACCCTCCTAATTAGCTTCAGTTTACTTAACACGCCCTTAAACCATGGTTCACCCTCAGGTTGAAACAATTCTTGGGCTGGATTAAGGTGAATTGCCACAGCATCAGCGTTAATCATGTCTACAGCTTCATTAACCCAGTCAATTAATTCCCTGTCGCTTAGTCTTGAAACCTGAGGCGCACCTAGGTTAGCTATCTTTAAGGCGCTTGGGGCGTTCTCCTTAACAACCTTAAAGCTTCCTGCAGTCTCAGGCTTCATTATAGCAACCCTCTGGGACCCAACGTACATTCCTACGTTTAACTCCTCAGCAGCTTTAGCTAAGGTTGCATTAACCCTCTCTGCAGTTTCAGTGCCACCTGTTAAGGCCCCTATTATGAAGGGGAAGCTAAGTCTCTTACTGAAGATTGTGGTTCCTGGTTCAACGTCATCAAAATCCATTTCAGGTAGGGCATTATGAATCAATTGAACTTCATCAAAAAGTGAACTACCCTCCTCAACATTACTCGTTGCGGCAATCCTAAGATGCTCATCCTTCCGGTTCTCTATCATTTAATTTAGGCTTGGTAGCACATATAAATAAAGCTTCCCTCCATAATCTCACCTAAGGCATAATTAACCCTAATAAGATTCAGAATTGGAATTAACAAATATAGGTTAAGTCTAATTTAATTTGAAGCCGATGGTTA
This genomic interval from Caldivirga sp. contains the following:
- the fni gene encoding type 2 isopentenyl-diphosphate Delta-isomerase — translated: MIENRKDEHLRIAATSNVEEGSSLFDEVQLIHNALPEMDFDDVEPGTTIFSKRLSFPFIIGALTGGTETAERVNATLAKAAEELNVGMYVGSQRVAIMKPETAGSFKVVKENAPSALKIANLGAPQVSRLSDRELIDWVNEAVDMINADAVAIHLNPAQELFQPEGEPWFKGVLSKLKLIRRVTNRPLIVKEVGNGISMEVARVLADIPPDAIDVAGLGGTSFIKIESIRRGDTTEADVFRNWGIPTLLSICEVSSVYDGLIFASGGVRNGLDGAKAIAVGADAFSMSRPMLLSALKGYDSVKETINKVMWEFKAAMFLTGSRKVNDLKKAPVVASLPILLWLIQRGVRCKLTMSIYDTLKPIASVLISNLINE